The Paenibacillus sp. FSL H7-0357 nucleotide sequence ATGGCTTTTAATTATGCGACCTGCCTGCCTGAAAGAGTATACGGGGTGGTGTGCATGGAAGGCGGGATGATTTCTGCTCCGATGAAGGCGATGATCCAGACGCTAATGATGATGTTCCCGGAAATTCTCGTTCCGACCCGCAATAATCTGCTAAAGGTCACCCGAAAGCTAAGCTCGCCAAACTCCGGACTTTTTGACAAACATCCCGAAGTGGCTGAGCATCTGGTGCTGTTAATGAAGAACCATAATCAACAGGCCATGTTTGTTCATCAGCTTCAGCTTTATGATAAAGAGACGGCGGTTGCGATCAGAGACAAGCTTTACTTTCTGGTGGGGGATTACAAGCTGGGCCACAAGAAGGATTTCCTGGAGATTTTGAAGGATGGGGATTTCCGCTATAAAGTGATCGAGGATGCAGGGCATGGGGTTAATCATGAGCAGCCGGAGATCATCAACAGGGAAATTATCAGCTTCCTGCAGGAACAGGAGGCATAGGTGTGATAGAAGAGGCTATACAAAAACGCGAAAACCTTAATTTGACTGAACTTGTCATGGATTGCCCGGACTCAGGCAGTTATTAACATGGCAGAAATACCGATCTTCATTTGCCAACCTTACATCCTACCGATTAAACTATGAATATGTGATGTTGAGAGTGAAGGGGGCAGAAAAGAGATGGCGATTTATACGCGTACGGGGGATAAGGGAGAAACATCGGTCATCGGCGGCCGGGTAGGCAAGGATGATGTCCGCGTCGAGGCTTACGGAACGATTGATGAGCTGAACTGCTTTGTGGGTCAGGCCCGCAGTCTGATGGAGGACGAGAGGTTCGCTGATGTCCGGGAACAACTGCTGGAGATCCAGCATGAGCTGTTCGATTGCGGTTCGGATCTGGCTTTTGTGAAAATCAGCGAGAGCAAATATAAGGTCAAGAGCGAGATGGCGGTTCGCCTGGAGGGCTGGATCGACGAATTGCAGGCGGAGAATCCGGTGCTGGAGCGCTTCATTCTCCCAGGCGGCAGCCAGCTGTCCTCAGTGCTGCATGTCTGCCGCACCGTCTGCCGCCGTGCAGAGCGGCGGGCGGTTACGCTGGGCCGCAGCGCAGATATTAATCCGGAAGCTGTGATTTATTTGAACCGGCTTTCGGACTATTTCTTTGCGTTGGCCCGCACAGCGAATACACGGCTGGAGATTGCTGATGTAGAGTATGTGCGCAGCAAAAAGGTGTTCCGCAAATAATATGACAAGCTATTATTCACCGATCTCCTATATTGTGCCGCCGTCCGAGGACGGCTGGCTGCTGAAGACCATCCTGCAGAAGCGGATGGATGTGTCCCGCAAGCTGCTCTCCCGCCTGAAGATGACAGAGCAGGGGATTATGCTGAACGGCGAGCGAGTCTATATCAGCGTCCGGGTCAGCGCCGGAGACACCGTGGACATCCGGATGGAGCAGGAAACGTCGGAGGATATTTTGCCGCAGGATA carries:
- a CDS encoding alpha/beta fold hydrolase, coding for MVKVFKREAGKERVLRSYNELLERWATEFRELDIETEYGSTHCITAGDEGNPPLLLLHGVGDNSAVMWMLNMQELSRHFYCIAVDTIGGPGKSIPNANFSKRTFSQVDWITAVADGLGIGKFHLAGVSNGAYMAFNYATCLPERVYGVVCMEGGMISAPMKAMIQTLMMMFPEILVPTRNNLLKVTRKLSSPNSGLFDKHPEVAEHLVLLMKNHNQQAMFVHQLQLYDKETAVAIRDKLYFLVGDYKLGHKKDFLEILKDGDFRYKVIEDAGHGVNHEQPEIINREIISFLQEQEA
- a CDS encoding cob(I)yrinic acid a,c-diamide adenosyltransferase; the encoded protein is MAIYTRTGDKGETSVIGGRVGKDDVRVEAYGTIDELNCFVGQARSLMEDERFADVREQLLEIQHELFDCGSDLAFVKISESKYKVKSEMAVRLEGWIDELQAENPVLERFILPGGSQLSSVLHVCRTVCRRAERRAVTLGRSADINPEAVIYLNRLSDYFFALARTANTRLEIADVEYVRSKKVFRK